From a region of the Solidesulfovibrio sp. genome:
- a CDS encoding PLDc N-terminal domain-containing protein has protein sequence MPILPELPSMTTGQIALLAGVLILAILPNYIAIWQSFHREFPTPLERMFWFLLAIFVPLLGGLAYLVWGRKRGRKPS, from the coding sequence ATGCCGATCCTGCCCGAACTGCCGTCCATGACCACCGGCCAGATCGCCTTGCTGGCCGGCGTTTTGATCCTGGCGATCCTTCCCAATTACATCGCGATATGGCAAAGTTTCCACCGCGAGTTTCCAACCCCCCTGGAACGGATGTTCTGGTTCCTTCTGGCCATCTTCGTGCCCCTGCTGGGAGGGCTGGCCTATCTGGTCTGGGGACGCAAAC
- the lspA gene encoding signal peptidase II, with amino-acid sequence MRRSFRIALPLALVIIVLDQATKAWIQHSMVLYTTRPVIPDFFNLVYVLNRGAAFGFLNRSDIQWQTYFFFAATALAVMIIAHLLRMARDADTLLILGLGGILGGAIGNLFDRIRTGEVVDFLDFYWKTYHWPAFNVADIAIFLGSMALLVAFYRLRRPRGDG; translated from the coding sequence ATGCGACGCAGTTTCCGCATCGCCCTGCCCCTGGCCCTGGTGATCATCGTGCTGGACCAGGCCACCAAGGCCTGGATCCAGCATTCCATGGTCCTTTACACGACCCGGCCGGTGATCCCGGACTTTTTCAACCTCGTCTACGTGCTCAACCGCGGCGCGGCCTTCGGCTTTCTCAACCGCTCCGACATCCAGTGGCAGACCTACTTCTTTTTCGCGGCCACGGCCCTGGCGGTGATGATCATCGCCCACCTGCTGCGCATGGCCCGCGACGCGGACACGCTTTTAATCCTCGGCCTCGGCGGCATCCTGGGCGGGGCCATCGGCAACCTTTTCGACCGCATCCGGACCGGCGAGGTCGTGGATTTCCTGGACTTCTACTGGAAAACCTACCACTGGCCGGCGTTTAACGTGGCTGATATCGCCATTTTCCTCGGCTCCATGGCCCTGCTCGTGGCCTTTTACCGCCTGCGCCGCCCGCGGGGTGACGGCTAG